The stretch of DNA TTCTACCAAGTGTTTGCCGTGCGCCCCAATGAAGTTGATTTATACCCGGCCCGGCAGGAGGCTAAAGATCCGCAGGCTGATACCAGTGCTCCCCGGTTCTTCGCCAACGAAGCCAGCAACGCAATGACCTATACCCGCGCCGAAGCCCGGGAACTGTTACAGGAGCAACCCGGCGACGTACTGCATAGCCGCCTGGTAGCTGTGCGTCGGCCGTAAAAAGCAAGGGGTTACCCTACGGCAAGGCCCAGCCCGTTAGGAGGGTTATTCCTAGCGAGCCGGGCCTTGCTGTATGTAAGCGAGACTACTAAAAAAGCAGTCTGCTACTTCTGAGGCTCTACTACTTCCATCTTGATGCACACGTCCTTCTTAGGCCAGTTATAGGGGTCGAGAGGCTCATTGGCAATTTTATCGATGACCTCGAGCCCTTCAACTACTTCCCCAAACACGGTGTATTCGCCATCGAGGCCGGGGGTGCCACCACTGGTAGTGTAGGCCTTTATCTGCTCAGGCGTGAGAGGGCGGCTCGAGGAGGCTTTGGCTTCGGCTGCACTCATTTTTTTGCCCTGCACAATGTAAAAGTCGTTGTTGGAGGAGAGCTTGCCGGGGTTCTGTGCGCCATCGTAGCGGGCCATTGCCAGTGCCCCGTACTTATGGAAATGCTCGGGCCTGATTTCCGGCTTGAGGTGGTACTCCTTCATGTCAATAGTGCGGAAGTTGGAGTTACCTCCCTGAATAGCAAAATCCTTCACTACCCGGTGAAACACCGTTTCATCAAATACGCCCTTACGGCTGAGCAGCAAGAAGTTGGCCTTGTGCAGGGGCGTGTCGTCGTAGAGGCGGATGCGCATGTCGCCGAGGCGCGTATGCATAATAACTTCTGAGGCGGGGTACTGCTGCCCGTAAGCCAGGATCAGGCGCTCCGCAACTCCTCCTGAGTCGGTCAGGGCCATAAGATCGGGGCCGGGAAGGGGGGCCGGAGCTGCCGGTTCTGTGGCAGTTTCGGGTTGGGCGCGGTTGCAGGCAGTAGTAAGCGCGGTTCCAAGCAGCAGTGTGGCGAGGAGGTGTTTCATGGCAGAGCGGGCGGAAAGGTGGCCTAGGCCACTAGCAAACGGGCAGAAACGCAATACGTGCAGCTTTCAGCAGAAAACCACGCCCAAAAGTAGGCGTTTGCGCTGAGCAGAGTGGCCTAGGCCACCTTTCCGCCCACTCTGCCTATTGATATAGGCTGGTAATGGCAGACGCCAGCTGCGCAAACGTGTGTACCCGCAATCAAACGGCAACAAGAAAGGCGGCCCTGTTGAAGGCCGCCTTTCTTGTTGTGCTGTACTTAGTGTTGGGCTACCACCCTGAGCCACTAGGAGCTCCCCAGCCGTCATCGGCCTTTTTCTTGGGCGCCGGTGCGGCCTTGGCCTTTTGCTTTTGCGCGGGGGCATTGGGCTCCTTGGTTTTCACTTTCACCTTATTGGTACCGGCAGGCACGGGCGGCGCACCTGGTACAGGCGAGCCCGTGGGGGCAGTAGCCGCCGGGGTAGGCTCATCTGGCACGGGAGCCATATCCTGGGCTGCATTAATGAGGTCGGGGCGGACTTCCTGCTCTACCTTCTGCAGCGACAACAGCATCTGCTGGTTAACCAGCTCATTCTTGTCCCAGATCTTGAGCTCGGCGGCCAGCTTTTCCTTTTCCTCTTTGCTCGGCTTCTTGGTCATCATGGCATCGAGGTTGGGGCTGCCGGCGTCTTTCCAAGCCGTCAGCCACATAGAGGCTACCATAGTAGGTGCTTGCTTCAGACGGTAGGCCACCATGCCACCTACTTTCTCATGGTAAGCATCAGCAAACGCATCGGAGTAGGAGCGGCGGGTTTTGCCATACTTATGCGAGAATACGTACTTCTGCTCCGGCGTAAACTTGCGGTTCAGGTCGTCTTCGTAATCAAACGTGGCCCCCAGAAAGCCGTAGGAACTCTGCACTACCTTCCAGATATCCGTCTGCGGATCCTTCAGATAGGAAGCCGGCTCAGCATCAAGCTTGTACTTGGCAATGTTGCGCTCAGGGAGTTTGCTTTCCCAGAGCGAGTGAATACCCGCCTGGTTGGTAAGCTGCCCGTCGTAGTTTTCGGTGGTGTGCAGGGGCACGAAGGCATCGGAAACGTAGTGGCCTAGGTCAGCCGATAGGCGCACAATGGCCACGGTGTCGCCTTTGCGGAAGGCGTCGGTGAGTTGCTCTTTTAGCTCCATCACCGTCCAGGGCACAGTGCCGTACTTGCGCAGCGTATCAGCGGTGTATTTGGCTACCGCTTTATCATACAGCTTCGGCATCAGGCCGAACGGGTTGTCGCCGTAGTGGTCCATGTCGATGAAGTGCTTGGGGGCTTCGGTGGGGTCGGCTTCGCGGCGCTCATCGGCGGCGGTGCTGCGTTTCACCAGCTCGGCCATGTGCCGGTAGTAAAAGCCGCGCATAGAGGAGGGCAACGCGTACACTGAAATCTGGGCAATGGTGCGGTGCCCAAAGAAGCCCCAGCCCTGCGACAGCAGGGGGCACAGTATGACTAAGAGAAGTGAGAGGATCAGTTTTTTCATAGCAGCACAAACACACCGCAACCCGCGGCGCAACAAAGTTCGGGAATTTGACGATTCAATGAGGCAGCAATTGGAGTTTTTGACGAAGTGATGACCAGAAACTAGTTATGGCGGCTTGCTGCGCGTGTATCTTTTCACTTTTTCCGCGTTAGATACCCGTCTGCCCACCTAATCTGCCTATTCATTGACTGCTATTTCCCGCAAAAAAATCAACTATACCATTGGGCAGCCTCTGCGCCAATACCTGCACCAGTACGACCGTGAAACCCGTTTGCCCGTGACGTACGCCGACCTCACGCGCACCGCCGGCAGCTTTCCGTTGCTTGACCGGCAGGAGCGTGACACGCTCTGGGAAACGGTGTTTTATGAGCCCCAGGCTCTGCGGGAGCTCAGTGAGGGCTTGGCCCAAGTGTATGCTCTGCTGAAAACCGCCGGCGACTTATCATTCACTGACCACCTGCTGGCCGACCGCATCGACTATTGCCGCTTTGGGAACAGCAACCCGTTTCGGGTGCGCATTGTAAACCAGCTCAACGACAACTACGATTATTTTTACGTGAAGCGGGCTGATGCCTCGCGGGTGTATGGCCTGGAGCTGGAGCACTTGCTTTCCCCCAACAGCATGAACTACCTCGTGCACGGCGATACGCTCATTGAGGAGCACATTGCTGGCATCCCCGGCGACGATTTTATCCGTGACCATCTGCAGCGGCCCCATCTCAACCAGGTGCGTATTGCCAAAGAGTTTGTGAAGTTCAATGAGCGCTGCTTTGCGCGCCTGCTAGGTGATATGCGCGCCTATAACTACGTAATTGTTGTGACCCCCGACTTTGAAGATGAGCAGTACCGGGTGCGGGCCATTGACTTTGATCAGCAGAGCTACGAAGGCAAGAAAACCATGTACATGCCGCAGTATTTCAAAGACAACCGCGCAGTAGTAATGCTCTGCAGTAAGCTGCTCAAGCCCGAAACCATTCGGCAGTACCAGGCCGAGGAGCGCACCCTCATGGCCCGGCGGGTGCGCTCAGAGCGCTACCGCCTCAAGGATCTGATGGATTGCCTGCGCCGCGACGAAATATCGCCCCCGGAAAAGGTGGAGCAGCTCAAGCAGGAGTTGAATAAGCACCACGCCACCAAGCGCTTTGCTGACTGCCGATGCATGGGCGACGTGGTGCGCCTGAATCTGCAGATCATGCTGGTAGGGCGGGCCGACCGGCGGGTGCAGGTTTAGGTAGTGGGCGCTATTTGCTCGCGGTCTAGGAGCTCAGCCAACTTACGGTAGATAAACTCGGTGGCCTGCTGCCGGATAGCATCACTGTTGCCACCAAACTGCTCCCGGTATTCGTGGGCGTGGCCCTTAAACAAGACGGTCACGAAAACGGTGCCCACGGGCTTGTCAGGGGTTTCTGACTTGCCGGGGCCGCACAAGCCCGTTACGGCCACGCAGACATCAGCATGGGGGAGCTGGCGGTGCAGGCCCAGGGCCATTTCATTGGTGGTCTGCTGGCTTTCCGCAGAGTAGGTGGTGAGGGTTGCTTTCTTCACGCCAAGCAGCTTTTCCTTGGCATCAGTATGATACGTAACCACGGAGCCCAGGAGTACCTCACTCACGCCTTCGGCAGGGGCCAGCTGGGCAGCGGCTAAACCACACGTACAGCTTTCGGCCAGGGCCAGGGTAAGCTTGTGCTTGATAAAATCTTTGATCAGGACTTCGGGGGTGGTTTTTTTCATAGTCGGGGAGAGAGCAATGCTGTGGATACGGGGGTGCCTACGGGCAAGGTTGCTACTGTTCTGCTGCTGATTGTAGCTGAATGGCAGGCCTAGGGTAGCGCAGTATTGGTCTGGCAGCGCTTGAGTAAAGAAAAAGGCCCCACTACCAAAGGGGAGCGGGGCCTTGTTGCGCCGGACTGGCCAGCAGCCGGTTATTTTATTCCTGCCGATACACGGTGCCCTGCTTCATTACAAAGCGTACGTGCTGCATCACTTTAATATCCTGCACGGGGTCGCCTTCTACGGCCACTACGTCAGCCAGCTTGCCTGGCTCCAGAGTACCCAGGTTTTCTGACTGGCCTAGCAGCAGGGCCGCATTGGCGGTAGCCGCCCGCAACGCCTGCACGGCGGGCATACCTGCCTCTACCATGTACTGAAACTCCAGGGCATTTACGCCATGCCGGAACACCGCCGCGTCGGTCCCGAAGGCAATTTTAACTCCGGCCTTGTACGCCCGCCCAAACGTGCTCTGCAGCTTAGGCCCGATGCTGATGGCCTTGGGCGTCACAAGGGGCGGGTAGTAGTTCGGAATCTTAGCGGAGTCGGCTACGGACTTGCCAGCAGTAATAGTGGGCACGTACCAGGTGCCGTGCTTCACCATGAGCTTCATGGTTTCGTCGTCCATGAGGGTGCCGTGCTCAATGCTGGTTACGCCCGCCCTAATAGCCCGTTTCATGCCCTCGGCCCCGTGCGCGTGGCAGGCTACCTGCAGGCCTAAATCGTGCGCGGTTTCTACAATTGCCCGTATCTCGGCTTCCGTCATTTGGGCGCTGCTGCCATCTTTCGCCACCGAAAGCACCCCGCCGGTAGAGGCAATTTTGATGAGGTCGGCGCCGCGCTTGTACTGCTCCCTCACCGCCTGGCGGCACTCGTCGGGGCCGTTGGCTACGCCATCGGCGGGCCCCGGAATGCCCATCAAATCAAGGCGGTACCCATTGGTGGGGTCCATGTGGCCGCCGGTGCCCGAAATAGCTTTGCCCGCCGTGAAAATACGCGGCCCCACCACCTGGCCTTTGTTGATGGCGTTGCGCAGAGCCAGGTTTACGCCCGTACCGCCCAAATCACGCACCGTAGTAAACCCCGAAAGCAGCGTTGTGCGGGCGTGGTCGAGAGAGCCAAAAGCAATGTCGGCGGGGTTGCGAGTGAGCTCCTGCAGCTGATTGTCTTTGCTGGTTTCGCTCTCCAGGTGCACGTGGCAGTCAATGAGGCCGGGCAGTACAGTCCGGGTTTTCAGGTCTATGACCTTATCAGTAGAGCCCGTGGGAGTAGTGTAGCCCTTGTCAACCGCTATAATCCGGCCCTTCTCCACTACCAACGTCATTTCGGTTTGGGCGCGGTCCTGGCGCATGTCCAGCAGCCGGCCGCAGTGCAGGTAGGTTTTTTGGGCCCAGACCGGCGAGGCAGCGCCAAGCAGGGCACCGGTCATGAGAAAAGCTGCAAACGAGCGGAGTAGGGGTGAGGTCATAGAAAAGAGCAAGACAATGGGTGAGAGTTGGGAGCCGGAAGATACATCGTAAATAAATGCTGCATGCAGCCTAAAATTGCCGGAATCCGTATCTTCCCACCCGGCTCTGCCGTTCCTGCTCTCAACTCATATACTCAGACTAACTACATGGCTACCTCCGCCGAATTTGAAGCCGCTGCCCAGCGCGCCCAACAGCTCCCTACCAAGCCCTCTAACACGGTATTGTTGCAGCTTTACGCCTTATACAAGCAGGCCAGCGAAGGCGACGTATCCGGCGACCGGCCCGGTGGGTTTGATTTCAAAGCCATTGCCAAGTACGATGCCTGGGCTTCCCTAAAAGGTAAGTCTCAGGACGATGCCCGCCAGGAGTACGTAGGCCTGGTTGACTCTCTGTTTCAGGGCGCCTAACGCCACAATATAGGTAGCGCGCGGGTAGCTCAAGCTGCCCGTAAAAGTACAACAGCCCGCTTCCGGTTGCCGGAAGCGGGCTGTTGTGCTTTTACCACTGGCCTAGCCGAGCGGCTGTCCGCCGGCGTCGGGAGCGGTAGGAGGAGCAACGGGCTTAGGCGCTGCGGGAGCCGGCAGGTCAAACGCCTTGGCATCGTGTTCAAAATGCCCTTTATGGGAGCCGTCACAGAAAGGCTTGTTGGAGGAAAGGCCGCAGCGGCAAATGCTGATACGCTCGCGGCCGCCGAGGCCGTAAGCCTGGCCTTGCGCATCTACGAGTTCGAAATCGGTGCCCTCTACGCGGAGGGAGCCATTGCTAAGGACGGTGATTTTAGTGGCCATATGGTGAAGTTGTGAGGAGTGAAATTATGAGGGGGGATGAGGTAGCAGGAGCAAAGATAGAGGCCGGCTCTGGCGCCGCTGTGGGTTGTACTCACTTTGCGTAAGCCAATTGAGTGGCAACGGCACCATTCTACCGGCTCTCTGCGGCACTACCTGCGCTTAGCGCAGCTCTTTGCGCATTACGTAGTCGTTCATCCAGTAGGGGCCAATCGGAATATCTTCCTCGTGGTGGCGCTGGAACCCCTGGCGTTCATAAAAGGCCAGGGCGGGGTTGTGGCGGTTAACGTTCAGTTCCAGCACTAGGCCGCCTGCTTGCCGCACGGCTTCTTCAACGGCCCTGATCAGCAGCTGCCCAAAGCCCCGGCCCTGGTGCGAGGGCAGAATGTAAATTTTGTTGAGGTGATATGTCCCGGCTTCAGCCTTGGCGGAGTAAGAGGCGAAGCCGCCCGGCTGGCCATCCTCCAGCAGCAGCAGAAACTGGTGACCCTGCTCCGTCATCTGCCGCTCCAGGGAGGCGGGCGTGTAGATAACGCGGTACATATAGTCTATCTGCTCCTTAGATATGATAAACCGGTACGTGGGCTCCCAGGTGGCTTCGGCCAGCTCAATTATAGTAGGAATATCGGCCAGAGTAGCCGGATGAATGATAACGGAAGCGGTGGCAGAAACTGACATAGCGAGCAAAAAACGGCATTATTTCGCGCAAAACCGAACCCAAACGAAAGGTTGGCTCGTTTTTGGGACAGAAATGCCAGCTACAGTATACGGGGCAGTTTACCTCAACCGTTATTTCCCGTTCGCTCACGCATTCTCCCGTCTTATGAAAAAACTTCCGCTAGTCTTAGCTACCAGTCTGCTTTCCCTTACGGCAGCAGTAGCGCAAAATTCGCCTTCTGCTTCCCGCCCCAAGGTGAGCACTACCACGGCCGTGCAACGCGACTTAGACGTGTTCAGCGACTGGGTAAACGATAAAATAGACCGTGCCGCCGCGGATATCCGCCGCGAAAAGCCCCGGCTCAATGCTGAGTTTGAGCGCCAGAGCAAGCGTATTGACCGGGCCGTAGACAGCCTCACTGTGGAAGGCAAGCGGGAGTACGAAACCCAAAAAGTGCGCTATAAAAACTGGTCGACCAAGCAGGATAGCCTCGACCGGGTGGCCCGTAGGCCCGAAACGTCGGCTCAGGCGCAACGCCGCTTGTTGGGCGAGGAGGTCGTAATCAGCCGGGCGCGGGCCACGGAGCTACCTGACCTGTACTTCCGGCTGGTAGAAACCATGCGCGACAAAAGAAAGAACTGGACTTCTGCTGACTGGAGTGCCGCCAGTGCCGTGCTCAGCAACCTGAATGCCCGCTATGAGCAGGTGCGCACCGACTTGCCCATTGAAGAGCGCTTGCGCATTCGTACTCTGCAGGGCGAGTTCCGGACGTTGGAGAAAGCCCGCAATGTGAAGGACGCCATCAACGAACAGTAACAAGAGCGTCACTTAGTTGTGGTTCTAGGCCAAATCGGCGGCTGCTCTCAGAGGGTAGCCGCCGATTCTATTTTCCGACCGGCGCTAGGCCACTCTCGCTAGGCCTGAGCGGCAAACCCCCTACCGGGATTGGGGTTAAAATGCGCGTAGTCACACAGCCACTTGTAAGCGGAGGGAACATCAAAAAATAGTTTTATGGGGAGGTAAGACGCCACCCGCTCCGAGAATTTCCTGCTGGCATAATGGCTGCTGGCATCGGGGCTGAACACGTAGGCCACTGCGCGCAAACCATTGGACAAAGCCTGCGGCAGCCAGTCAAATTCCAGCCATTCCATGCACTCAGCCCAGTCGCCGGTGGCATTGGTTTTATCATTAAGCAGCAGGCTTACACTCATTCGGTGCTGGGCTTCTAGAAACTGCTGGGCCACAAACACTACCTCACGGCTGGTAATATTGCCGAACCATTGAACCTGTAGTAATTCTTGGGCGGCCGCGTAATATAGTTCTGCTAAGCGCGTGCCATGCTCATCAAACAGGGAGCCTATATGGTATTGTTGATAGCGATACATAGCACTGAGTTGGTTGTGGTAGGATAGGTAGGCGCGGGGCAGAACTCTAATATATAGTTTATTAGTAGAAATCTGCTATTAGAATAGGGGTGCGGGTTCAGGTTGGTTCCGTTACTTTTGTAGCCTAACGCAACTCCTTATTTCTCGCATTCTCCCCCGCTTCGCTCATGCACATTGCAATCGTCGGCAACATCGGGGCCGGCAAAACTACGCTGGCCAATAAACTGGCGCACCATTTCAACTGGGAGGTATTTCTGGAAGATGTAGACCACAATCCTTACCTGAAGGATTTCTACGACGATATGCCCCGCTGGGCGTTTCACCTGCAGGTGTACTTCCTCAACAGCCGTTTCCGCCAAACCCAGCACATCAAAAAGCTGCAAAGCGCCAGCAAAGGAGTAATTCAGGACCGCACCATCTACGAAGACGCCCACATCTTCGCGGCCAACCTGCACCAGTCTACCCTAATGTCGGAGCGGGATTATCAGAACTATCTAGGCCTGTTTGAGTCGATGATTAGCATGGTAGATCCGCCGGATCTGCTACTCTACCTGCGCGCCGACCTGCCCAAGCTAGTGCAGCAGATTGAGCGCCGCAACCGCGACTACGAGAATAATATCAAGATTGAGTACCTCAAGAACCTCAATGAGCACTATGAGCACTGGATCAGCAACTACAAGCACGGCCGGCTGCTCATTGTAGACGTCAACAACCTCGACTACGTGCACAACCCCGAGGACTTAAGCGTCATCATCGATAAAATCAACAGCACTCTCTTCGGGCTCTTTTAACGGTGAAGTGGTGAGGTGGTGATTAAGCGAGTTGATGACTGGGTAAAGTGTCATTGCAAGGAGGCGCGACGAAGCGCCTATCGAACAGCGCAGCTACTTCTTTCTTGACTCTCTATTATCTCTGATTCATTCAAAAGCCCTTACCTCCTGCGTGGAGGTAAGGGCTTTTCAAGTTTCTGGGCTTATCACTGCGGAAAGAAGGAGTAACTACGCTGTCCGGCGGGCGCCTCCTTGCAATGACAGAGCCGCTAGGCCACTTCATCTACACATTTCTCCGCTACTCCACTTGCATGGCTTCATTCAGGAAATGCACAAAAGGTTGGGCGGCCTGCCAGGCGGCTAGCACCCGGGCTAGGAAGTCTGGCCGGAGCACTTCTTTATCGGAGAAGGATTGCCACACAAAGAAGCTCTTAAGCCGCAGCCACTCAATATCGGGGTCGGTGCGGTCGTAGCCTTTGGGAGCAGTTTTAAGTGTCTGCGTCATGTCTAGGCCACTTGGGAAATGGTGTAGCAGCTCTGGGTTTTGGCGTAGGGCGTGAAACTCAGCAGGGTTATAATGAATTTCCTGCCTGATGCGGGCAAGTTGCTCAGCTTCAGGCTGCCAGCGGCCGGCGCCCACATACGTCTCGCCGCCAGGCTGCAGCGCCACAAAGTAACCGGCCCACTGGCTGTGGCGCCCACCCCGCTTAATGCCGGCGCCCATATGACGCTTATAGGGCTCATCACTCTGCTGAAACCGGTCATTCTTGTTGATCCGGAACATTACCTCCTGAGGGGTAAGGCCCAGCAAATCGGGCTCCAGCTGCTGAAGCCCCTTTATTAGTTCTGCCACAAAGGCGGTGTAGTCGGCGCGGGCACGGTGGTACTCAGCGCGGTGCACATCCATCCAGGCTTTACTATTGTTGTCGGCCAAATCACGCAGGAAGGATAAAATAAAAGCCCGTTGCATACAGACGAAGTAAGGAGAACGTGAGGGTAAAACCAAAAATGCCCCGCACCGGGTTAGCGGTACGGGGCACAAGAGGATGAGGTTAACAGGAACGGCACTTAGTGCCTGCTCATGGGCTGTGAAGTATTGAGGGTGTTACGGTCGTTGAGGGCCCAGCTGAACGAGAGGTACTCAATGGTGGCCGTTGGCTCAATGGGGGTTTGCGTGTAATGAGTAATAAATGCTCGCACCTCAGAGGGAGAACCAAAATCCTTGGCATATGCATCAAAAAGGCCCGAGAGCTTCAGGTGCGTAGCCGTGAGCAGGTTGAAGTTAGAGTCGTTGAGGTAGCGCCGCGTTTGAGCATCTAGCTGCTGATCAAGCCGGCTGCCGTCGTAGGCCTCCTTTGGCATGGGTGCTGCCGAGGCCGACGCGTACATCAGCCCGAAATGAATGCGTGGATCGGGCGTAGAGCTGCTTAATTTTTCGCGCTCAATCTGGTTGAGCGAGTACGTCTGGCCACCCACGTTTACTACCGGTGCCTCCCACGGCGACTTCGCACCGCTAAGTGCTTTCACCCGGATGTCGTTGATGCTACTTACGGGGTAGTACTGCACCACCAAATAAGCGGCAGAGGCATTGTACACATTAAGCCAGAAGGCTTTGGTCTCCTGAGGCGTCCAGGCGGCGCTAGGGGTTACCTTGCGCAGGCTCATCAAGTAGTCTAGCAGCTCCGCCTCATCTTCCTGCAAACCCTGGTAGTCCAGCCGGCCCTCGTAGGTTACATGGCGATTCAGTAGGTCGCTCCAGGGTTCATGCAAGCGCTGAAGCGAGGTTTGGCTATCGGCGTGTACAAATGTGGGCGCCAGTGCTAGCAGCCAGATCAGCCAAGCATAGCGTGACAAGAAAGTAAGGGCAACAGGCATGATAGAAGAGAGCAGGTAAAATACGAATGCGGCAGCTCTTATCGGTAGGGCAGAAACCTTTCAGGGAGTGTAAAGGCACTCCGGAATGCACCAGCGCGCGGAAACATATTCCCTTGCTACATCAGATAAGATTAGCTCTCAAAAATACATTAAATATTGTGTATAAACCGAATACAATATAATAATTTAAGTGATATAAGAGGTTTGGTTCAACTGTTAATACAGGCAAATATTTGACAGTGAGTACTATAGGGTAAAATGGTATTGGTATAAGGCAAAAATATTAATGGCTTTAGAACGAAAATATGTTATACAATGTGGTAACACGGCTGTAATAATGCTGTGCTACAAAGCCTTGTAGCTCTTGACCGTGAGCGTATCACCTACGTGAAGGATACCTGTTGCGGGGCCAGTTACATTTTGGCCAAATATGGCTTTACCTTCTTCAATGCGGTAGCTGGCTAGCGTCCGGAGGGGCTCAGTGTGGGGGTGCCTTTGGCCTGTGTGCTGGTTAATAGTCGTAAGCACGCAGCGGGCGCAGGCCCTTACCGCCCGAAAGGTTACTTCCCCAATCTGAAACTCATACCACGTATCTTCGGTGAAGGCCTCTCCGCCGCTGAACACCAAATTGGGCCGGAAGCGGTCTAAACCCACTGGCTCGGCGAGGTGGCTATTCAGCTCAGCCAACGAGTTCTGCCCAACCAGCAAGTAGGGGTACCCATCGGCAAAGCTTACGAGCTGATTGTTGGGGTTAAACTCGGGCTCCACTGTGCGGCACACCATATCCGACATATACACCAGTTTGCAAGTCTGGCCTAGCGCAGCTGTGAGCCACTCATCACACTCAGGGCGGGCCCGCCAGGCAAATACCATGTCATCCCAGATAGTAACAAACAGAGTCTTGTCGGGGGTAGCCTCAAAGGGTACGAACAAGGGTAACATCTCGGGGCGGCCGGAGTGGCGGAGCAGAAACCCATTATAGGCCGGCTCTACTTTGAGAAAGGCCATGCCGGGTGTCTGGCGCTGGGTCATGAATTGGTTACGCTCATTCACAATCAGCCAGCGCCGGTCATGGCGCAAACCCCGGCTATCAAGTTGCGCTTCAGTGAGACGAATACCGCCTAAAGATTTTACGGGGTAGATATAGAGATCGGAGAGTTGCAAAGTCATGCCTCAAAGGTAGACGACGAATAGGTGAAGTTGATGAGATAAGTCCACCACCTCTGCATCATTAGTCAATTGCTGAGAGCGTGTTAAGCTGGTTCTCCCAAAAACTAAAAACCTCCCAGCGCCGCAAAATGCAGGGCTGGGAGGTAGTAAAGAGCAACTTAGAAAGCTACTCTTTGATGAAGCGGCTAGATTTAGCGGTTTGGCCTTGGCCAGCTACACGCATTGTATACATGCCCGCTGGTAGTACCGTAACTGATACGGTAGGTTGCGCCTCAGTGAGTTCCTGCGTAAGCACGCGTTGGCCCTGCGCATTATAGATTTCAACGGAGTGCCTGCCGCTCGCTAGGCCACTAACCGACAAGGAGCTACTGGCCGGAGAGGGGTAAAGCACGAGCTGTGCCCCTGCCTGGTCGCCCACTTTCACCGTTACCACAGCTGAGTAAGTCACTTTCCCGTCGAGGTCCGTTTGAGCTAAGCGGTAGTACTGCAGGCCGGCAGCAGCGGTACGGTCGAGGTACTCATAAGAAGAAGCGCGCTCAGAAGATCCTTTTCCGTTCACAAAGCCCAGTGCCCGCCATTTGCCGTTCGGAAGCTGATGCTGCACCTCAAAGCCTTTGTTGTTTAGCTCAACAGCCGTAGCCCACCGCAACCGTACAGCATTGGCTTCGGCCTGGCCTGTGAATTGGGTTAGCTCAACCGGCAATGGTTTGCCTTTGGCAGCCAGCGTCCAGATACCCATCAGGTCTACCCCGCTTAGCCGCACCGTATTATTGCCAGCATTCAGGCCGGTTCTGTCGCGGCCTTCCTCACCGAATGTAGTGCCCGAAATAGTAATAGTGGGGGGAAGCTTTGATTTGAAAAAGGAAAGCTGGCCTTCTGGCAAGGAGTTGATTTCTGACTGCGCGTAGTGCAGCGTCATGGTTATATCCAGGGCAGGGCTGATGGCTGAGTTGCTGGGACTCACGAAGAAGAAACGGGAAATGGTGGTATTGCCCGTGCCACCAACATATGTTTCACCAGTTAGCCGCGTCACAACCGTTCGGCCAGGGTAAGTGGTACTTGAGGTTCCGTTTTCTAGTAAAAGTTGCAACCCGGTGTTGGAGAAGGTGTAAGTGCCGTTAGCATTCAGGTTGGTGGCCGTGGCTACTTTCCCTAATATGTAACCGTTGGCATTGCTGTTCGTCTTATCGTTCTCCTCTTCATCCAGAGTCGCGTACTGGTCTAGCGTAACGGTGTAGGAATTGGTCTTCAGAATAGTATTGCGGATGTAAAGCCGACCATTCACGGTGAGGTCACCTGATAGCGGTATAGTTCCGTCTCCGGAATTAACCGCGTAGTTGAAGAAAGTGCCCGCTGGTGTGCTGATGGCATTAGCAGGCGCAGTATAGCTCAAACGCTGAAAAGTAGGCGCGTTTGAGGGTGTAAAAACATTGTAGTAATACGCGTAATTACTCCCGGTCAGGTTAGCATACGGAACTGGGTTGTTAGCAG from Hymenobacter taeanensis encodes:
- a CDS encoding deoxynucleoside kinase — protein: MHIAIVGNIGAGKTTLANKLAHHFNWEVFLEDVDHNPYLKDFYDDMPRWAFHLQVYFLNSRFRQTQHIKKLQSASKGVIQDRTIYEDAHIFAANLHQSTLMSERDYQNYLGLFESMISMVDPPDLLLYLRADLPKLVQQIERRNRDYENNIKIEYLKNLNEHYEHWISNYKHGRLLIVDVNNLDYVHNPEDLSVIIDKINSTLFGLF
- a CDS encoding DUF2461 domain-containing protein codes for the protein MQRAFILSFLRDLADNNSKAWMDVHRAEYHRARADYTAFVAELIKGLQQLEPDLLGLTPQEVMFRINKNDRFQQSDEPYKRHMGAGIKRGGRHSQWAGYFVALQPGGETYVGAGRWQPEAEQLARIRQEIHYNPAEFHALRQNPELLHHFPSGLDMTQTLKTAPKGYDRTDPDIEWLRLKSFFVWQSFSDKEVLRPDFLARVLAAWQAAQPFVHFLNEAMQVE
- a CDS encoding DUF547 domain-containing protein, coding for MPVALTFLSRYAWLIWLLALAPTFVHADSQTSLQRLHEPWSDLLNRHVTYEGRLDYQGLQEDEAELLDYLMSLRKVTPSAAWTPQETKAFWLNVYNASAAYLVVQYYPVSSINDIRVKALSGAKSPWEAPVVNVGGQTYSLNQIEREKLSSSTPDPRIHFGLMYASASAAPMPKEAYDGSRLDQQLDAQTRRYLNDSNFNLLTATHLKLSGLFDAYAKDFGSPSEVRAFITHYTQTPIEPTATIEYLSFSWALNDRNTLNTSQPMSRH
- a CDS encoding MOSC domain-containing protein → MTLQLSDLYIYPVKSLGGIRLTEAQLDSRGLRHDRRWLIVNERNQFMTQRQTPGMAFLKVEPAYNGFLLRHSGRPEMLPLFVPFEATPDKTLFVTIWDDMVFAWRARPECDEWLTAALGQTCKLVYMSDMVCRTVEPEFNPNNQLVSFADGYPYLLVGQNSLAELNSHLAEPVGLDRFRPNLVFSGGEAFTEDTWYEFQIGEVTFRAVRACARCVLTTINQHTGQRHPHTEPLRTLASYRIEEGKAIFGQNVTGPATGILHVGDTLTVKSYKAL
- a CDS encoding T9SS type A sorting domain-containing protein: MSYTAPANAISTPAGTFFNYAVNSGDGTIPLSGDLTVNGRLYIRNTILKTNSYTVTLDQYATLDEEENDKTNSNANGYILGKVATATNLNANGTYTFSNTGLQLLLENGTSSTTYPGRTVVTRLTGETYVGGTGNTTISRFFFVSPSNSAISPALDITMTLHYAQSEINSLPEGQLSFFKSKLPPTITISGTTFGEEGRDRTGLNAGNNTVRLSGVDLMGIWTLAAKGKPLPVELTQFTGQAEANAVRLRWATAVELNNKGFEVQHQLPNGKWRALGFVNGKGSSERASSYEYLDRTAAAGLQYYRLAQTDLDGKVTYSAVVTVKVGDQAGAQLVLYPSPASSSLSVSGLASGRHSVEIYNAQGQRVLTQELTEAQPTVSVTVLPAGMYTMRVAGQGQTAKSSRFIKE